One stretch of Falco naumanni isolate bFalNau1 chromosome 7, bFalNau1.pat, whole genome shotgun sequence DNA includes these proteins:
- the LOC121091241 gene encoding uncharacterized protein LOC121091241 isoform X3, translated as MGTATAPERRAGPTRAGGSAVRDAARWTRPHGSRPVSAHLQQIYRQFPGCEYFILDLLALRNMFFCSDENVKVLTCPLLILHAEDDAVLPLHLGHKKLLGHLVMPPAACSSSHKHCLKPPPGTPRGTEITAAIKTTEKLPNLPTASRMLQVTRGMEVLLLLGQDHASCDWEHHMGQCWGYMGLSTNTT; from the exons atgGGGACGGCGACAGCGCCCGAGCGGAGGGCAGGGCCGACGCGGGCCGGCGGCAGCG CTGTCAGAGATGCCGCTCGGTGGACACGTCCCCATGGGTCCAGGCCCGTCAGTGCTCACCTGCAGCAG ATCTACCGCCAGTTCCCAGGTTGTGAGTACTTCATCCTGGACTTGTTGGCTCTGCGCAACATGTTCTTCTGCAGCGACGAGAA TGTGAAGGTGCTGACCTGCCCGCTCCTCATCCTGCATGCAGAAGATGATGCTGTCCTACCTCTGCACCTGGGCCACAAG AAACTTCTTGGACATTTAGTGATGCCACCTGCCgcgtgcagcagcagccacaagcACTGCCTCAAACCGCCACCAGGAACCCCTCGTGGCACTGAAATTACTGCTGCAATAAAAACTACTGAGAAACTTCCTAATCTGCCCACTGCCTCGAGGATGCTGCAGGTTACTCGGGGGATGGAGGtactgctgctcctggggcaggACCATGCGAGCTGTGACTGGGAGCATCACatggggcagtgctgggggtaCATGGGCCTGTCTACAAACACCACCTAA
- the LOC121091241 gene encoding uncharacterized protein LOC121091241 isoform X2: MGTATAPERRAGPTRAGGSAKWWPVAMPAVRDAARWTRPHGSRPVSAHLQQIYRQFPGCEYFILDLLALRNMFFCSDENVKVLTCPLLILHAEDDAVLPLHLGHKKLLGHLVMPPAACSSSHKHCLKPPPGTPRGTEITAAIKTTEKLPNLPTASRMLQVTRGMEVLLLLGQDHASCDWEHHMGQCWGYMGLSTNTT, translated from the exons atgGGGACGGCGACAGCGCCCGAGCGGAGGGCAGGGCCGACGCGGGCCGGCGGCAGCG CCAAGTGGTGGCCTGTTGCTATGCCAGCTGTCAGAGATGCCGCTCGGTGGACACGTCCCCATGGGTCCAGGCCCGTCAGTGCTCACCTGCAGCAG ATCTACCGCCAGTTCCCAGGTTGTGAGTACTTCATCCTGGACTTGTTGGCTCTGCGCAACATGTTCTTCTGCAGCGACGAGAA TGTGAAGGTGCTGACCTGCCCGCTCCTCATCCTGCATGCAGAAGATGATGCTGTCCTACCTCTGCACCTGGGCCACAAG AAACTTCTTGGACATTTAGTGATGCCACCTGCCgcgtgcagcagcagccacaagcACTGCCTCAAACCGCCACCAGGAACCCCTCGTGGCACTGAAATTACTGCTGCAATAAAAACTACTGAGAAACTTCCTAATCTGCCCACTGCCTCGAGGATGCTGCAGGTTACTCGGGGGATGGAGGtactgctgctcctggggcaggACCATGCGAGCTGTGACTGGGAGCATCACatggggcagtgctgggggtaCATGGGCCTGTCTACAAACACCACCTAA
- the LOC121091241 gene encoding lysophosphatidylserine lipase ABHD12-like isoform X4 — MSPCHPAPAVIPHYGHAPPPPPHLVMPQCGYVPMSPCCPHEAKWWPVAMPAVRDAARWTRPHGSRPVSAHLQQIYRQFPGCEYFILDLLALRNMFFCSDENVKVLTCPLLILHAEDDAVLPLHLGHKLFETAHSTYKDKTKVKFITFPKKLGLGHNYISFSLELPTLVKNFLDI; from the exons atgtccccatgtcaccctgccccagctgtgaTCCCACACTATGGCCatgccccgcccccccccccccacctcgTGATGCCACAGTGTGGCTATGTCCCCATGTCACCTTGCTGTCCCCATGAAGCCAAGTGGTGGCCTGTTGCTATGCCAGCTGTCAGAGATGCCGCTCGGTGGACACGTCCCCATGGGTCCAGGCCCGTCAGTGCTCACCTGCAGCAG ATCTACCGCCAGTTCCCAGGTTGTGAGTACTTCATCCTGGACTTGTTGGCTCTGCGCAACATGTTCTTCTGCAGCGACGAGAA TGTGAAGGTGCTGACCTGCCCGCTCCTCATCCTGCATGCAGAAGATGATGCTGTCCTACCTCTGCACCTGGGCCACAAG CTCTTTGAGACTGCTCACAGCACCTACAAGGACAAAACCAAGGTGAAGTTCATTACCTTTCCCAAGAAGCTAGGCCTGGGCCACAACTACATCTCATTCAGCCTGGAGCTGCCCACCCTGGTGAA AAACTTCTTGGACATTTAG
- the LOC121091241 gene encoding uncharacterized protein LOC121091241 isoform X1 has product MSPCHPAPAVIPHYGHAPPPPPHLVMPQCGYVPMSPCCPHEAKWWPVAMPAVRDAARWTRPHGSRPVSAHLQQIYRQFPGCEYFILDLLALRNMFFCSDENVKVLTCPLLILHAEDDAVLPLHLGHKKLLGHLVMPPAACSSSHKHCLKPPPGTPRGTEITAAIKTTEKLPNLPTASRMLQVTRGMEVLLLLGQDHASCDWEHHMGQCWGYMGLSTNTT; this is encoded by the exons atgtccccatgtcaccctgccccagctgtgaTCCCACACTATGGCCatgccccgcccccccccccccacctcgTGATGCCACAGTGTGGCTATGTCCCCATGTCACCTTGCTGTCCCCATGAAGCCAAGTGGTGGCCTGTTGCTATGCCAGCTGTCAGAGATGCCGCTCGGTGGACACGTCCCCATGGGTCCAGGCCCGTCAGTGCTCACCTGCAGCAG ATCTACCGCCAGTTCCCAGGTTGTGAGTACTTCATCCTGGACTTGTTGGCTCTGCGCAACATGTTCTTCTGCAGCGACGAGAA TGTGAAGGTGCTGACCTGCCCGCTCCTCATCCTGCATGCAGAAGATGATGCTGTCCTACCTCTGCACCTGGGCCACAAG AAACTTCTTGGACATTTAGTGATGCCACCTGCCgcgtgcagcagcagccacaagcACTGCCTCAAACCGCCACCAGGAACCCCTCGTGGCACTGAAATTACTGCTGCAATAAAAACTACTGAGAAACTTCCTAATCTGCCCACTGCCTCGAGGATGCTGCAGGTTACTCGGGGGATGGAGGtactgctgctcctggggcaggACCATGCGAGCTGTGACTGGGAGCATCACatggggcagtgctgggggtaCATGGGCCTGTCTACAAACACCACCTAA